The genomic segment TCGGTCGCGTTCACTGGTGCCACTCGGGAACATTGAGCTGCACACGCACGCCGCCGGTGTCGTTGAACGTCGATTCCCAGAAGTCCAGCCAGTGGCCGGCGTCTATCTTGATGTCGTGTAATGGTGCCATTGCGGGCTGCAGGATGGTGGCAAAAGTACCGAGCGGCCCCCCAGCATGTCGAGCCATTCGCCGAATTTGGCGACCAGGATCCCGGCCGGGTCCTGCGGGCCGATCACGCCGATACCGGTGTGCGACAGGATCTCGATCTGGTGGACCAGCTGCAGGAAGGCCGGCACCGACTTCGGCAGTATCTTGCCGGTCTCGCTGATGATTTCACCGGCGTGAAGCTCACCCAGGTTGGTGGTGAACGTCGACACATTGCTGAACAACGTGTTCATCAGTTCCTTGTCGTCGCGAATCACCTTCGCGGTCAACCCGGCTGTTACGGCCAGGGAATCGATGGTCTCGTCGTTGCCCCTGAATGCCGCGGACATGTCGTTGATGATGCCGTGGATCTGGTCGAGGTTGAGCGCCGTGAACAGGACATTGGCCTTGGTGAGGAGGTCGCTGGCGGTCACGATCGGCGCAACCCGATCCGGTGGGATCACTGCGCCGTCGGTGAGGTACGGCGGCGCAATCAGTTTCGGCCTGAAGTCGATGTACTGCTCACCGGCCGCAGACAGGTTCTCCACACTGATCACACTGTCGGCCGGGACCTGATACTTGCGGTCGACGTCCATCGAGACCGCCAGCCCGGTTGCGGTGGTCTGAATGCCGGTGACCCGGCCGACCTTGATACCGCGCATCGTCACCTCGGACGTGGGCATCAGGCCGCCGGAGGAGTTGAGCAGCAAGGTGAGTCGGTTGACCTGCTTGGTGGGACCCATGTCGAGGACCCCGAACCCCATGTAGGCCGCGCCGGCCAGCGTCATCACCACGAGGATGGCCAGCGTGGTGCGCGCGTTGAATTTCATGGCACCAGTCCCATCGTCTGCATCGCCTCGACGGCCTGGTTCGCCTTGTCGGCGGGGTCCACGCCTTCGTGTCCGGTGGGTGCATGGAGTTCGGTGATGGTGTACTTCGGGCCGCCGTCGCGGAACCATCCGATCAGCTTGTAGCGCAGCAATGCCATGAATTTGTCGGCAATCACCGGGATCGTGGTGTCGACCGTCGCCATCGTGTGGATCATCGGCGTGATGTAGGACAGGATCTGCATCAGGTCGCCGGCAATCGGGTTGATGAGGTCTCCGCCGAGCTTGCCGACGTCTTTGGAGGCGCCGACCACGTTCAGGATTGCCATCGTGACCGCCGACAGCCCTTGAAGTTTCGCGGGGCCTTCGGTGATGAGTCGGTTGAACACCTCGGTGTTGGCCGCGAAGCCGGACGTGATGTTCTCCATGCCGTCGAGCATCTGGTCGATGGTGTCCTGATTGGCGGCCAGGTCGTTGAGCACTCCGGCGACGGTGTGCTGCATCCGCGTCAGCTCGTTCGGGTCTTGGGGGAACGCCTTGTTCACGTTGACGACGGTGGTCTGCAGCGTGCCGATCGCACCGCCGGCGACCAGATTCGACATCGACCGCAGAAGGTCTTCGACGTTGTCGGCCGGTGAGGTGTTGCGCAGCGGAATCGTGTCGCCGTCGCGCAGAATCGGCCCCGACTTGTCCTCCGGTGGCAGCAGCGCGATGTAGATGTCGCCGAGCGGGGTGGCCTGACGAAGTTCAGCACGGGTATTGACGGGAAGCCTGGTGTCGCCCGCTATTTCGACATAGGTGACGGCGGTGGTGCCCACAAGCTGAACGCGGTCGAGCACGCCGATCTGCAGTCCGCCGGAGTCCACCTTGGCCCGGGCGGGAAGGTTGAGCACGCTGGCGAATTCGATCTTGATGTCGTAGGAATGCCGTGGAGTGTAGGCGCCGGGGACAGGCAGTCGGGTCGGGTCCAGCGAGCAGGCCGCGGTGAGCCCGACGGTCACCGTGACCAGCAGCGCGCAGAAGCCGCGCATCGAGCGTCGGGTCATGGCAGTGCCGCCCCCAGAACGAGATTGGTCAGGCCGAGGGTGACCGGATCGGTTGGGGTGCCCGACGCGCACGCCGCCGCCGCGCCCGGGATATTGCGATCTTTGAGTCCTTCACAGATGGCACCGGCTTGCGTCGGCGCGATCGACACCTGGGGCGGGATGTAGGTGACGTTGTGGGTGCCCCACGCCGGCTCGTAGATGTCGGCCAGCCAGTGGCTGAACTGCGGCCACGAATTGATCATTGCGGTGATCGCCGGAATGTGTCGGTTCAACAGGTCGCGCAGCCCACCGAACCGCTTGTCGAACTTGTCGTAAAACCGTGGCCCGAAGCGGTTCAGCGCCTCGATCAAGGTCGGCAGCAGGTGCGACACATTGGCCATTGCCGCCCCGAAGTTGTCCGACAGGCCCTCCATCAACTGCGTGGTGACGGGCAGCGTGCGGATCACCGAGGCGAAGTTGTCCCAGTTGTTGAGGAAATCGGAGGTGAGGACTTCGCTGTTCTCGAACAGTTGGCGGTAGTCGGCATCGGCCTTGTACGGGTCGGCGAGCATGGTCCGCAGATTGCGCATCGTCTTGTTGATGCCGGGGCCGGTGCCCTGCAGCGATGTGCTCGCGGCGGTCAGACTGTCGTTGATCGCCTGCACGCCCGGCGCCTTGGACGGATCTTGGCCCGGTTCAGATCCCAGGATCGCATCGGTGAGACTGCCGATGGCGGAGAACGTCTCGCTGACGCTGATCGGTGTCTTGGTGGACTTCAGCTTGATGCACCCCGGGCCGGTGAACTTCGGTCCTCCGGTGTAGGGCTTGGTCAGCTCGATATGACGGTCGGTGACAATCGATTGCGAGTAGGTGACCGCACCGACGTCGGCAGGCAGGACGAGATCCGCGGGCACGGTGAAGTCGACCTCGACGTGATCGGGTTTGTTCACGATGGCGCTCATCGAGCCGATCTCGATACCCAGCAGAGCGACCTTGTTGCCCGGGTACAGCCCCACCGCGTCGGTGAATTCGGCACACATCGCCCGGGTCGGGTTGATCTTGGGCGTCAGGACTTTCACGCTGACGACGATCGCGACCGCCAGGACGGTGAGGATCACCGCCACCACCGCGATGCCGCGCCGTGACCCGATACCCGATGCCCGCGCCATGTCAACAGGTCTTCATGATGTTGGGTAGACACAGGTCCTGACCGGGGACCAGTCGGTTGTGCTGGTCGAACGTGACGCCGTTCCCGCTGAGCATCGGTCCGATGATGTTGAGGGTCTGCCCCAAGCCGTCGAGGGCCATGCCCCAACGTTCGGGGTGGGCCGCCAGCGTGTCGCTGATGTCTTCGATGCCCTCGGCGATGGGCATGACGTCTTTGCCGTACCACATCGTGAGCCGGTCGAGGACGCGGGTCAATTCCTTGATGAGAGCGAAGAACTCGACGATATCGACGGCCTTCGAGGTGTACATCTTGCCGAGGATGTCGAACTGCTCGAAGAGCGTGATCAGCTGCGCGCGCCCAGCGGTCATCGCTCGCAGCCCGTCGTTGACGAAGTCCAGACCGCGGTGGAAATCTGTGGTGGACCGGCTCATCGATTCGGTCAACTTGTCGGCGGACTGCAGCAGGTTGCGCACCGCGTCGGGGTATCTGTTGGCGGCGTTGGCGACTTGAGCGAACGTGTCGTGGATGACGGTGCCGTCCACTTCCTTCACCACCGGGGTCGCCGCCTGGATGATGTCGTTGACCTCGAACGGCAACGTGACGCGTTGTGGCGGAATCCCGTTGCGGCCCAGCGGTGCCGTCCCTTTCGGGTCGAGCGCCACGTAGTGGCCGCCCAGCGGGGTCAGCAGCTTGATGTCCAGAGTGGAGTCGGAGCCGACCTTCACCGAGTTCTCGACGTCGAACTTCATCTCGACCAGTGCGCCGTCGAGGCGAACGCTGGTCACCTTGCCGACCGCGATGCCCGCCACCCGAACCTGATCACCGGCGCGCAGTCCCGCGGAGTTCGGCATATGCGCGGTGTAGCCCGCCTCGTCCGCCGGATTCAGGTATGCCATCGCGGTGCCGGTCAGCGAGGCGAGGATCACGCCGACGCCGATGAGGCCGTTGCGGCGGTTGCGCTTGGCGGTGGCGCGCTCGTCGCGCGCGCCCTGCCGGCCGCCGATTCTGGCGCGCAGCGTGGTGAGGTGCTTGTCCAGTTCCACTACCGGCACACCACCAGATTCTGTTGGGCGAAGGAGACTTGCCCGATTCCCGGCAGCGTGACTTCCCCGCGCGAGCAGGAAAACGTCGGCGTCGCGGGCTGTTCGTCGACCAGCCAATCCCGCATGCCCTGGATCAGCGACGGGGCCAACGACAGGCCCGCGATGATCGTCGGAGTCTGGGGCCACATCCGGCTGCTCAGGTCGTAGAGCGGACCCGTCGTGCCGTCGAAGGTGCGCTCGAAATACTGCATGACGTGGGTGGTGTTGCGCAGCACCGGAAGCCCGCTATCCAACGACTGCCGGAATTCCTCAGCCTTGGAACCGAATTGGGCGAGGACCTGGTTGAGCTGAGAGATCAGCTGGAACAGCTGCCCCGATTTTCCGCCCAGATCCTGGGAGATCGCGCTGAGGTTGCGGATCATCGTGGTGATGACGAGTTGGCGGTCCACCGCCAACTTGGAGATCTCGTCGAGGTCGTGCAGGAACGGGCCGATGCCCGATTCATCGCCCTGGATCAGCCGCAGCAGGTTCTCGCCCAATAGGTTGAACTGTGCGGGATCGAGAGTCTGAAAGATCGGCTGGAACCCGTTGAACAGCTTGGCCACATCGAATGACGGGATGGTCTGCCCGATGGGAATCGTGCCACCGTCCGGCAACCGGTTGTCGGCCTTGGCCGGCTGGACGAGCTCCACGTAACGCTGACCGATCAGCGTTTGATAGCGCACCGCGGCGACGGTGTTGGTGTACACCGGATGATCGGTCTGGGCAGTGAAATCGACCTTGGCGACCCGCCCGTCGAGCCGGATCGTCTGCACCTTTCCGACCTGGACTCCGGAGATGCGTACGTCGTCACCCACGTAGAGCCCCGACACGTCCGAGAACGTCGCGGTGTAGCGGGACAGCGATCCGGTCACCGGACTACGCAGCGCCGTCAACACGATCAGCGTGCACACCACCGCGACCGCGGTGAAGATCGTCAGCCAGAACACCGACTTGGTAACGCTTCTCACCGGCCACCACCCTGCGTGGGGTCGGGCACCGGAGCCTCGGCGGGCAGCGCCGCCGACAGACCGGGCATCGTGTCCAGGGTCAGTTCGAGATTCAGCCGGACCTTGCCGTTGATGATCGGGAACGCCGCGCTGGTGCGGTCCAGAAGACCGGAGATCCGGTCGTAGGCCGGCGACATACTGCCGTACATATAGGAGTACGGCACCAAGACGCTCATGATCCCACCGAACAACGGGACCAGCCACGTCATGTGCTTGGCGAAGATCCCGTCCGTGGTGAACAGCAGCTTCGCCAGCTGGTCCATGATCAGATTCATCCGGTCCACCCCGTCGGGATGGGCCAGGAACTCCATCCCGTTGAGCAGGTCGTAGGCCAAACTGACCAGCGGGACGGCGTCGCTGACCCCGTTGACCACCGAGGCGAGCACCGAAAGCGATTGGGAGAACGGCACTTTCTGCGAGTCGGTGACCATCTTGATCAAATCGAAGTAGGACCGGGTGACCGGCTCGGTGAGGTCGGCATGCTTGCGGACGATCGAGATGATGTGCTCGATATCGGGTGAGTCCATGATTCGCCCGAACTTCTGGCCCTGGCGCAGAAGTCCGGTGATGGAGGCCGACTTGACTCCGGTATCGACCGTGAGGGTCTGGTTGGGGCCCAGACGCGGACCGGTTCCACTGCTGACCAGTTCGACCGCGGCGAGGCCAAAGGTGTTGGAGGAGGTGAAGTTCGCGGTGGTGTCGGCGGCCAGTGCTGCCGCCTGACGCGGCTCCAGTTCGAGGGTGATCCGCTGCTTGTTGAACCCGGCCGACTGCAGGGTCTTCACCGAACCGATGGTCAGGCCGCGGAACTTCACCTCCGCACCGGGGGTCAACCCTTCACCGAGCTTGTCGGCCATGACCGTCAGTGTGAAGGTGTCGGAGTAGCCGCCGGTACCGAGTTGGTACAGCACCGTGCCCGCGACGAGGAGCACGATCGCGGCGATCAGACCGCGGATGCGTAACGCGCGCGAAGTAGGCCTGCGCCCTCCCTGGTCGGCAGATGCGAACATGGCCTATCCCGAGATCCGGATCCCGGGGCTGTTGCCCCAGAACAGCAGTGTCAGAACCATATCCGCGGCGACGACGGTGACGATGCTGGCGCGGATGGCCCGCCCCGACGCCCGTCCTACCCCCTCGGGACCGCCGACGGCGTAGTAGCCCTGGTAGCCGTGAATGGCGATGATCAGCGTCACGAAGATGACCGCTTTCAGAACCGAGAACACAATGTCCGACGGCTGAATGAACGAGTCGAAGTAGTGGTAGTAGGTGCCCGACGATTGACCGTGCATGACGTTGACCACCAGCGCGCAGGACACGTAGCTCAGCGCCAACGTCACCACGTACAGCGGAATGATCGTCAGCATCCCGGCGATCACGCGGGTGGT from the Mycolicibacterium crocinum genome contains:
- a CDS encoding MlaD family protein; amino-acid sequence: MTRRSMRGFCALLVTVTVGLTAACSLDPTRLPVPGAYTPRHSYDIKIEFASVLNLPARAKVDSGGLQIGVLDRVQLVGTTAVTYVEIAGDTRLPVNTRAELRQATPLGDIYIALLPPEDKSGPILRDGDTIPLRNTSPADNVEDLLRSMSNLVAGGAIGTLQTTVVNVNKAFPQDPNELTRMQHTVAGVLNDLAANQDTIDQMLDGMENITSGFAANTEVFNRLITEGPAKLQGLSAVTMAILNVVGASKDVGKLGGDLINPIAGDLMQILSYITPMIHTMATVDTTIPVIADKFMALLRYKLIGWFRDGGPKYTITELHAPTGHEGVDPADKANQAVEAMQTMGLVP
- a CDS encoding MlaD family protein, whose protein sequence is MPVVELDKHLTTLRARIGGRQGARDERATAKRNRRNGLIGVGVILASLTGTAMAYLNPADEAGYTAHMPNSAGLRAGDQVRVAGIAVGKVTSVRLDGALVEMKFDVENSVKVGSDSTLDIKLLTPLGGHYVALDPKGTAPLGRNGIPPQRVTLPFEVNDIIQAATPVVKEVDGTVIHDTFAQVANAANRYPDAVRNLLQSADKLTESMSRSTTDFHRGLDFVNDGLRAMTAGRAQLITLFEQFDILGKMYTSKAVDIVEFFALIKELTRVLDRLTMWYGKDVMPIAEGIEDISDTLAAHPERWGMALDGLGQTLNIIGPMLSGNGVTFDQHNRLVPGQDLCLPNIMKTC
- a CDS encoding MlaD family protein, which translates into the protein MFASADQGGRRPTSRALRIRGLIAAIVLLVAGTVLYQLGTGGYSDTFTLTVMADKLGEGLTPGAEVKFRGLTIGSVKTLQSAGFNKQRITLELEPRQAAALAADTTANFTSSNTFGLAAVELVSSGTGPRLGPNQTLTVDTGVKSASITGLLRQGQKFGRIMDSPDIEHIISIVRKHADLTEPVTRSYFDLIKMVTDSQKVPFSQSLSVLASVVNGVSDAVPLVSLAYDLLNGMEFLAHPDGVDRMNLIMDQLAKLLFTTDGIFAKHMTWLVPLFGGIMSVLVPYSYMYGSMSPAYDRISGLLDRTSAAFPIINGKVRLNLELTLDTMPGLSAALPAEAPVPDPTQGGGR
- a CDS encoding MlaD family protein produces the protein MRSVTKSVFWLTIFTAVAVVCTLIVLTALRSPVTGSLSRYTATFSDVSGLYVGDDVRISGVQVGKVQTIRLDGRVAKVDFTAQTDHPVYTNTVAAVRYQTLIGQRYVELVQPAKADNRLPDGGTIPIGQTIPSFDVAKLFNGFQPIFQTLDPAQFNLLGENLLRLIQGDESGIGPFLHDLDEISKLAVDRQLVITTMIRNLSAISQDLGGKSGQLFQLISQLNQVLAQFGSKAEEFRQSLDSGLPVLRNTTHVMQYFERTFDGTTGPLYDLSSRMWPQTPTIIAGLSLAPSLIQGMRDWLVDEQPATPTFSCSRGEVTLPGIGQVSFAQQNLVVCR
- a CDS encoding MlaD family protein, with amino-acid sequence MKFNARTTLAILVVMTLAGAAYMGFGVLDMGPTKQVNRLTLLLNSSGGLMPTSEVTMRGIKVGRVTGIQTTATGLAVSMDVDRKYQVPADSVISVENLSAAGEQYIDFRPKLIAPPYLTDGAVIPPDRVAPIVTASDLLTKANVLFTALNLDQIHGIINDMSAAFRGNDETIDSLAVTAGLTAKVIRDDKELMNTLFSNVSTFTTNLGELHAGEIISETGKILPKSVPAFLQLVHQIEILSHTGIGVIGPQDPAGILVAKFGEWLDMLGGRSVLLPPSCSPQWHHYTTSR
- a CDS encoding MlaD family protein; this translates as MARASGIGSRRGIAVVAVILTVLAVAIVVSVKVLTPKINPTRAMCAEFTDAVGLYPGNKVALLGIEIGSMSAIVNKPDHVEVDFTVPADLVLPADVGAVTYSQSIVTDRHIELTKPYTGGPKFTGPGCIKLKSTKTPISVSETFSAIGSLTDAILGSEPGQDPSKAPGVQAINDSLTAASTSLQGTGPGINKTMRNLRTMLADPYKADADYRQLFENSEVLTSDFLNNWDNFASVIRTLPVTTQLMEGLSDNFGAAMANVSHLLPTLIEALNRFGPRFYDKFDKRFGGLRDLLNRHIPAITAMINSWPQFSHWLADIYEPAWGTHNVTYIPPQVSIAPTQAGAICEGLKDRNIPGAAAACASGTPTDPVTLGLTNLVLGAALP